One Roseimicrobium gellanilyticum DNA window includes the following coding sequences:
- a CDS encoding ATP-dependent helicase: MSRDYTLHTAPTAAHRINYRAELNDQQFAAVTSPPGQALVIAGAGSGKTRTLTYRVAYLLDNGIPPENILLLTFTNKAAREMLERVQGLVPVETNRLWGGTFHSIGNRLLRKHADRLGLKQGFSIMDREDQKDLMDTVVSNGNIDTTTYRFPKPEVLGEIFSLADNTGKSVREILSTRYPYFEPVVDGILKVRELYTEKKLETNNVDFDDLLTMAVRLMKENPDLLERYRRTFQFILVDEYQDTNLLQCELIDLLSGEQGNLMVVGDDAQSIYSWRGANVKNILEFPKRYPKARVHKIEVNYRSVPEVLTLANRTIEGNKDQFRKALQPSREGKGTLPALVPLDNGSAQAAFVAQRILELRDEGIELDEIAIIYRAHFHSLEIQMELTNRGIPFQITSGLRFFEQAHVKDVAAFMKFAANRLDEVSFMRMVRLVPGIGSSSAGKMWEHWVKNGSALGTLTHEEFSKALLGIKVPKKATKTWEQTAYTLSELVDAEGKLVPPPAMIRSIMEGVYEDYMRAKFKNSDQRKQDLEQLSNYSVRFTDVQEFLSQLALVSGVDTDERPAASPDTEAVTLTTAHQAKGLEWHTVFAVWLAEGMFPNNRVIEEGGEEGLEEERRLFYVTVTRAKDELYLTYPVINYQARDGEVLQRPSRFLQELPQNLMEKWNVRSMFA, encoded by the coding sequence ATGTCCCGCGATTACACGCTCCACACCGCCCCGACTGCCGCGCACCGGATCAACTACCGGGCGGAGCTCAATGATCAGCAGTTTGCCGCGGTCACTTCCCCCCCCGGACAGGCGCTGGTCATCGCAGGTGCGGGCAGCGGCAAGACGCGCACGCTGACCTACCGGGTTGCCTACCTGCTGGACAATGGCATTCCGCCCGAAAACATCCTCCTGCTGACCTTCACGAACAAGGCAGCGCGCGAGATGCTGGAGCGCGTCCAAGGTCTGGTGCCCGTGGAGACGAACCGCCTTTGGGGCGGCACGTTCCACTCCATCGGCAACCGCCTGCTCCGCAAACATGCCGACCGCTTGGGATTGAAGCAGGGATTCTCCATCATGGATCGCGAGGACCAGAAGGACCTCATGGACACCGTGGTGAGCAATGGGAACATCGACACCACCACCTACCGGTTCCCCAAGCCGGAGGTGCTGGGCGAAATCTTCTCTTTGGCGGACAATACGGGCAAATCCGTGCGGGAGATTCTCAGTACGCGGTATCCCTACTTCGAGCCTGTGGTGGATGGCATTCTCAAAGTGCGTGAGCTCTACACCGAGAAGAAGCTCGAGACGAACAACGTGGACTTCGATGACCTCCTCACCATGGCCGTGCGCCTGATGAAGGAGAATCCCGATCTGCTGGAGCGCTACCGTCGCACGTTTCAATTCATCCTGGTGGATGAGTATCAGGACACGAATCTGCTGCAGTGCGAGCTCATCGATTTGCTTTCCGGTGAACAGGGCAACCTCATGGTGGTGGGAGACGATGCGCAGAGCATCTACTCCTGGCGCGGGGCGAATGTGAAGAACATCCTCGAATTTCCCAAGCGCTATCCAAAAGCGCGCGTGCACAAGATTGAGGTGAACTATCGCAGCGTGCCTGAGGTGCTCACGCTGGCGAATCGCACCATCGAGGGAAACAAGGATCAGTTCCGCAAGGCGTTGCAACCTTCCCGCGAAGGCAAGGGCACGCTGCCGGCGCTGGTACCGCTGGACAATGGCAGCGCCCAGGCAGCGTTCGTCGCTCAGCGCATTTTGGAACTGCGTGATGAAGGCATCGAGCTGGATGAGATCGCCATCATCTATCGCGCACACTTCCATTCCCTGGAAATCCAGATGGAGCTGACGAATCGCGGTATCCCGTTCCAAATCACCAGCGGGCTTCGCTTCTTCGAGCAGGCGCATGTGAAGGACGTGGCGGCGTTCATGAAGTTCGCGGCCAACCGTCTCGATGAGGTCTCCTTCATGCGCATGGTGCGGCTTGTGCCGGGCATCGGCAGCTCCAGCGCGGGAAAGATGTGGGAGCACTGGGTGAAAAACGGCTCGGCACTGGGCACGCTCACGCATGAGGAATTCTCCAAGGCACTGCTCGGCATCAAGGTTCCCAAGAAAGCCACGAAGACGTGGGAACAGACTGCCTACACACTCAGCGAACTGGTCGACGCGGAAGGCAAACTTGTGCCACCACCCGCGATGATCCGCAGCATTATGGAAGGCGTGTACGAGGACTACATGCGCGCGAAGTTCAAGAACAGTGACCAGCGCAAGCAGGACCTCGAACAGCTCAGCAACTACAGTGTGCGCTTCACGGATGTGCAGGAATTTCTCAGCCAGCTCGCACTCGTGTCTGGTGTGGATACGGACGAGCGCCCAGCCGCGTCGCCCGACACCGAGGCGGTGACTCTCACGACCGCACACCAGGCGAAAGGCCTGGAGTGGCATACGGTCTTCGCCGTGTGGCTGGCAGAGGGCATGTTCCCCAACAATCGCGTCATCGAAGAGGGTGGTGAGGAGGGCCTTGAGGAAGAGCGACGTCTTTTCTACGTCACAGTCACACGCGCCAAGGATGAGCTGTACCTCACCTACCCGGTGATCAACTACCAGGCGCGCGATGGTGAGGTGCTCCAGCGGCCCTCAAGATTTTTGCAGGAGCTTCCACAGAACTTGATGGAGAAGTGGAACGTGCGTAGCATGTTCGCGTGA
- a CDS encoding low affinity iron permease family protein, whose product MTPAKKNTLFTRFAKWTSRITGQPGAFAVATATLVVWALSGPFFGFSDTWQLIINTGTTIVTFLMVFLIQNTQNRDSEAIHVKLDELIRSTRGANNQLLDLEELEVEELDKLRDEYEALAEKARSSIKKRKSVKAR is encoded by the coding sequence ATGACTCCTGCCAAAAAGAACACGCTCTTCACCAGGTTCGCCAAGTGGACCTCGCGCATCACGGGGCAGCCCGGGGCCTTTGCGGTCGCGACAGCCACGCTGGTCGTCTGGGCCCTCTCCGGTCCCTTCTTTGGATTCAGCGACACCTGGCAACTGATTATCAATACCGGGACCACCATCGTGACCTTCCTCATGGTGTTCCTGATTCAAAACACGCAGAACCGCGATTCCGAAGCCATTCATGTGAAGCTGGATGAACTCATCCGCTCCACACGCGGCGCCAACAACCAACTCCTGGATCTGGAAGAACTGGAGGTGGAGGAACTCGACAAGCTCCGGGATGAGTACGAAGCGCTCGCAGAGAAGGCGCGCAGTTCGATCAAGAAGCGGAAGAGCGTGAAGGCGCGGTGA
- a CDS encoding ROK family protein produces the protein MTSHSHLIGIDLGGTNIKGALFDATTGECLERATTPTRDGEKDGDLPAWSSGVRKLVEQFEAQAGSANLPIGISAPGLAARDGSCISWMPGRMHGLEGFQWAGFLHRPVRVLNDAHAALLGEVWQGAAAGARDAVLLTLGTGVGGAVISDGRLLTGHLGRAGHLGHITVDHHGSPGITGTPGNLEDAVGNATVAARSQGRFTSTRALLEAVQAGDADADRVWATSMHALAAGMVSLINCFDPETFILGGGIAAGAAGMLLDPLQDLLDQMEWRPGGQRVKVVLASLGEWAGATGAAWYGGK, from the coding sequence TTGACTTCCCATTCTCATCTCATCGGCATCGACCTCGGCGGCACGAATATCAAGGGGGCGCTCTTTGATGCCACGACCGGTGAATGCCTCGAACGTGCGACTACACCGACCCGCGATGGTGAGAAGGACGGCGACCTTCCGGCCTGGAGCAGCGGCGTGCGGAAACTCGTGGAGCAGTTCGAAGCTCAGGCCGGCTCTGCTAATCTCCCCATCGGCATCTCCGCCCCCGGCCTCGCCGCGCGGGATGGCTCGTGCATTTCTTGGATGCCCGGTCGCATGCACGGGCTGGAAGGGTTTCAGTGGGCGGGCTTCCTCCACCGTCCCGTTCGCGTGCTGAATGATGCCCATGCTGCCCTTCTCGGTGAAGTCTGGCAGGGAGCGGCTGCCGGCGCGAGAGATGCGGTGCTGCTCACACTAGGCACTGGAGTGGGCGGGGCGGTGATTTCGGATGGTCGCCTTCTCACCGGGCACCTTGGTCGCGCCGGGCACCTCGGTCACATCACCGTGGACCACCACGGCTCCCCAGGCATCACCGGCACGCCGGGCAATCTGGAGGATGCCGTGGGGAATGCCACCGTGGCCGCACGCTCGCAGGGCCGGTTCACCAGCACGCGCGCGTTGCTGGAGGCTGTGCAGGCGGGTGATGCTGATGCGGACCGGGTGTGGGCTACCTCCATGCACGCACTCGCGGCCGGCATGGTGTCACTCATCAATTGCTTCGACCCGGAAACTTTCATCCTCGGAGGCGGCATCGCGGCCGGGGCGGCGGGGATGCTTCTGGATCCACTACAGGATTTGCTGGATCAGATGGAGTGGCGTCCCGGGGGGCAGCGGGTGAAGGTGGTGCTGGCTTCGCTCGGCGAATGGGCGGGAGCCACGGGCGCGGCGTGGTATGGAGGAAAGTAG
- the phoU gene encoding phosphate signaling complex protein PhoU — MNERHILSSFDNALDRLRQNLFHMASLTTQSLNDAVRGLLERDVMLCNQVIAEDESVDQFEKQIDAQGVAILTRFTPLAHDLRRVVSTMKASSNLERISDQAVNIARRAKRILQSVEIPETRMVEPIHAQAMSLLGDAIEAFRDENVELATGLKARDKELNRIQNEFIARMTSRMEEDTSRIKDYIDLVFVARFLERAGDHAVNIGEDAVYAGAARDIRHVK; from the coding sequence ATGAACGAAAGACACATCCTCTCCAGCTTTGACAACGCGCTTGATCGGTTGCGCCAGAACTTGTTCCACATGGCCAGCCTCACGACCCAGAGTCTGAATGACGCCGTGCGCGGTCTGCTGGAGCGAGACGTCATGCTTTGCAACCAGGTCATCGCCGAAGATGAATCTGTGGACCAGTTTGAAAAACAAATTGATGCTCAAGGCGTTGCAATCCTGACGCGTTTCACTCCCCTCGCGCATGACCTTCGCCGTGTGGTGAGCACGATGAAGGCTTCCAGCAATCTGGAGCGCATCAGCGACCAGGCGGTAAACATTGCCCGCCGGGCCAAGCGCATCCTCCAGAGTGTGGAAATCCCCGAGACCCGCATGGTAGAGCCGATTCACGCGCAGGCCATGTCCCTGCTGGGTGACGCCATTGAGGCCTTCCGTGATGAAAACGTGGAGCTTGCCACAGGCCTGAAGGCCCGTGACAAAGAGCTGAACCGCATCCAGAACGAATTCATCGCCCGAATGACGTCCCGCATGGAGGAAGACACCTCCCGCATCAAGGACTACATCGACCTCGTCTTCGTCGCCCGCTTCCTGGAACGCGCCGGTGACCATGCGGTGAACATCGGCGAAGACGCTGTGTACGCCGGTGCCGCTCGTGACATCCGTCACGTGAAGTAA
- a CDS encoding alkaline phosphatase family protein has product MPRTRFFLSLLFATVCAAMPCASPTFAQAPAATNTHPIVVLLSVDGLANFYLDDPKAEIPHLRGLMKEGVRAQSMKASLPTVTWPNHTTLVTGVQPGKHGVLGNQVLDRATGEIVPFMIDPIYNKEELVQSPTIYDVAKEAGMKTAALIWPATRGAKTLDWTVPDVGNIKLVEQHATPSLLKEFSEAGIPWEKQEEWWATKRIRERDGMFVQMAKHVLSKHQPHLLLMHLVELDHTQHGKGPNTPEAYEALKAADERVGEMWEFLKTTLPGRATLIVVSDHGFYPWRQAILPNVLLRQEKLLRAIGSKITTDSKVRAVDQGGSSFIYIRDKENRASIAESLIAKFKEVEGISAVLTPEQFAPYGLGDPATTDRVPDLVLTAKSGYAFFDVAGGDVVVMPKEERLRGTHGYNPDEPAMQATFVAVGAGIQAGARLGDISNTSIAPTLAALLGLKMPSADGPVLQEVLETKAAE; this is encoded by the coding sequence ATGCCACGCACTCGATTCTTCCTTTCCCTTCTCTTCGCTACCGTGTGCGCCGCGATGCCCTGCGCATCCCCCACTTTCGCGCAAGCTCCTGCGGCCACAAATACCCATCCCATCGTCGTCCTGCTGAGCGTCGATGGCCTGGCGAATTTCTATCTCGACGATCCCAAGGCGGAGATCCCGCATCTGCGCGGGCTCATGAAGGAAGGCGTGCGTGCGCAAAGCATGAAGGCCTCCCTGCCCACAGTCACCTGGCCCAATCACACCACGCTGGTCACGGGCGTGCAACCAGGGAAACATGGCGTGCTGGGCAATCAGGTCCTTGATCGTGCGACCGGCGAGATCGTGCCCTTCATGATCGACCCGATCTACAACAAGGAGGAACTCGTGCAAAGCCCCACCATCTATGACGTGGCGAAGGAAGCGGGGATGAAGACCGCTGCGCTCATCTGGCCTGCCACGCGCGGCGCGAAGACACTCGACTGGACCGTGCCGGATGTGGGCAACATCAAGCTTGTAGAACAGCATGCCACTCCCTCGCTGCTGAAAGAATTTTCCGAAGCAGGCATCCCCTGGGAAAAACAGGAAGAATGGTGGGCCACCAAACGCATCCGCGAGCGTGACGGCATGTTTGTGCAGATGGCGAAGCACGTCTTGAGCAAGCACCAGCCGCACCTCCTGCTCATGCACCTCGTGGAGTTGGATCACACGCAGCATGGCAAAGGCCCGAACACCCCCGAAGCATATGAAGCACTCAAGGCGGCGGATGAGCGTGTCGGTGAAATGTGGGAGTTTCTGAAAACGACGCTACCGGGACGGGCGACCCTTATCGTTGTTTCGGATCACGGATTTTATCCCTGGCGCCAAGCCATCCTTCCAAACGTGCTTTTGCGTCAGGAGAAGCTGCTCCGCGCCATTGGCAGCAAGATCACCACGGACAGCAAAGTGCGCGCCGTGGACCAGGGAGGATCGAGCTTCATCTACATCCGGGACAAGGAAAACCGCGCCTCCATCGCGGAGTCGCTGATCGCGAAATTCAAGGAGGTGGAAGGCATCTCCGCCGTGCTCACTCCCGAGCAGTTCGCACCTTACGGTCTTGGGGATCCCGCGACCACAGACCGGGTCCCTGATCTCGTGCTCACCGCAAAGTCCGGATACGCCTTCTTTGATGTGGCCGGCGGAGATGTCGTGGTGATGCCGAAGGAAGAACGGCTGCGCGGCACCCATGGTTATAATCCAGATGAACCCGCCATGCAGGCGACCTTCGTGGCTGTGGGAGCAGGCATCCAGGCCGGTGCCAGGCTCGGGGACATCTCCAACACTTCCATAGCGCCTACCCTCGCCGCCTTGCTGGGTTTGAAAATGCCCAGTGCCGATGGGCCCGTGCTGCAGGAGGTTTTGGAGACGAAGGCAGCGGAGTAG
- a CDS encoding glycosyltransferase family 4 protein, which translates to MQIALIYHQFVPRGGLEGYLLEFAARLHTAGHDLHLVGSEMKEGLERGLDAKIHHIPLVKGSSLLRLWQFEQSARRVVSDLKVDVSIGFGRTTTHDLHRAGGGCHAVYSRLLPPWKRWSPKNLLELNLEKELYTAGRTKRYVVNSSQVAAQLHQIYGTEEKLFRVIHTAVDTDRYQPSLRKEVLREKVCELLKTDTKRPVFLFVSLSHRRKGLDVLLDMWADVDADLWIVGQPLSYLHRLTIAAKRLQDKVRTISPQSDMSILYQAADWFIHPTLYDACANTVLQSMACGLPGLISVNDGAIDFIRDGENGFLLKKPTDPESVLETVKRALAAGEEGRERLGTAARETMLPLTWDAHLHKWLDLIEEVSPRGA; encoded by the coding sequence ATGCAGATAGCCCTCATTTACCACCAGTTTGTCCCGCGCGGCGGGCTGGAAGGCTATTTGCTGGAGTTTGCCGCCCGGTTGCACACTGCCGGGCATGATCTGCATCTGGTGGGCTCGGAGATGAAGGAGGGGCTTGAGCGCGGACTGGATGCCAAAATTCATCACATTCCGCTCGTGAAGGGATCCTCGCTGCTGCGCTTGTGGCAGTTTGAGCAGTCTGCCCGCCGTGTGGTGTCCGACTTGAAGGTGGATGTGAGCATCGGCTTCGGCCGTACCACCACGCATGATCTGCACCGCGCCGGAGGAGGCTGCCACGCCGTGTACTCCAGGCTCCTCCCTCCGTGGAAGCGCTGGTCGCCGAAGAACCTTCTGGAACTCAATCTGGAAAAGGAACTCTACACTGCCGGGCGCACGAAGCGCTATGTGGTGAACTCCTCCCAGGTCGCCGCCCAGCTCCACCAGATCTATGGCACAGAGGAGAAGCTCTTTCGTGTCATCCACACCGCAGTGGATACGGACCGCTACCAGCCCTCTCTGCGCAAAGAAGTGCTGCGCGAAAAAGTCTGCGAACTTCTCAAGACGGACACGAAGCGGCCTGTATTCCTCTTCGTTTCGCTCAGTCACCGTCGCAAGGGGTTGGATGTCCTGCTGGACATGTGGGCGGATGTGGATGCAGATCTCTGGATCGTGGGCCAGCCGCTGAGCTACCTCCACCGTCTCACGATCGCGGCGAAGCGTCTGCAGGACAAGGTCCGCACCATTTCCCCGCAGTCAGACATGTCCATCCTCTATCAGGCGGCGGACTGGTTCATCCATCCGACCCTGTATGACGCGTGCGCAAACACCGTGCTGCAGAGCATGGCCTGCGGCCTGCCGGGACTCATCTCGGTGAATGACGGCGCCATTGATTTCATTCGCGATGGAGAGAATGGTTTCCTGCTCAAAAAGCCCACGGATCCTGAATCCGTGCTCGAGACCGTAAAGCGGGCTTTGGCTGCCGGAGAGGAAGGCCGCGAGCGCCTCGGCACGGCCGCACGGGAGACCATGCTGCCGCTCACATGGGATGCCCATCTGCATAAGTGGTTGGATCTCATCGAGGAAGTGTCTCCTCGGGGCGCTTGA
- a CDS encoding SDR family NAD(P)-dependent oxidoreductase gives MTVQYDVAGLVVVIAGGTTGLGLSAAQRLVEQGAKVVVFGRSDESVRSALTVLGASARGFAGDACEPSTAEKAVELAVREFGRIDALYHVAGGSGRSQGDGPLHEITDEGWQFTLDLNLTSLFNSNRAAVRQFLKQGGGGTILNMGSVLGWSPSPVHFASHAYAATKSAILGFSKATASYYVDDNIRINVIAPALVETPMSKRAVGNDEIMRFIATKQPLDGGRVGVPEDLDGAALFLLSRHAHFITGQVLAVDGGWTVSEGQYAE, from the coding sequence ATGACAGTGCAATACGATGTGGCAGGCTTGGTGGTCGTCATCGCCGGAGGGACGACGGGGTTGGGCTTGTCCGCGGCGCAGCGGTTGGTCGAGCAGGGGGCGAAGGTGGTGGTGTTCGGCCGTAGCGACGAGAGCGTGCGCAGCGCGCTGACCGTGTTGGGTGCCTCCGCCCGGGGATTTGCCGGAGACGCCTGTGAGCCCTCCACCGCGGAGAAGGCCGTGGAGCTGGCGGTACGCGAATTTGGCCGCATTGATGCCCTGTACCATGTGGCTGGCGGCAGCGGTCGCTCGCAAGGAGATGGCCCGCTCCATGAAATCACCGATGAAGGATGGCAGTTCACGCTCGACCTGAACCTCACCAGCCTTTTCAACTCGAACCGCGCTGCCGTGCGCCAGTTCCTGAAGCAGGGCGGAGGAGGCACCATTCTGAACATGGGCAGTGTGCTGGGCTGGTCACCCTCACCGGTGCACTTCGCCAGTCACGCGTATGCCGCCACGAAGTCCGCCATCCTCGGCTTCAGCAAGGCCACCGCAAGCTACTATGTGGATGACAACATCCGCATCAACGTCATCGCTCCCGCGCTGGTGGAAACCCCCATGTCGAAGCGAGCCGTGGGGAATGATGAAATCATGCGCTTCATCGCCACGAAACAACCGCTTGATGGTGGCCGTGTCGGCGTGCCGGAGGATTTGGATGGCGCTGCGCTATTCCTGCTTTCGCGGCATGCGCATTTCATCACGGGACAGGTGCTCGCCGTGGATGGCGGATGGACGGTGTCCGAGGGGCAGTATGCGGAGTGA
- a CDS encoding sensor histidine kinase yields MELFITVTLLFAVVFAVLWWRALLGNWKMKREHAAQDMEELSYHERTRQRAEMLHRLVEGIEDGLFIISSRLTVLFVNRGAMKFFPPISTPVGRTLLECVRDHRIVEMVDGSVQSGQRQKQEFLVSSRGEGSGVEDRIFSVEAVPLNGDAPGGMEGGVLVILRDETEKHTLERIRKDFVANASHELRTPLSIINGYLENLVEGDISEPDETKRAFGIMRKHGDRLAQIVEDLLVISRMESGEPEAVRVEEFDFKACAQDVIHRLTPVITTKEAKVEVVLVDNCSPYIHGDRYYWDQILFNLVSNALKENLARGLQVTILLKQEGDISEIQVRDNGVGIPHADLPFVFKRFYRVARHHSKDIKGTGLGLSIVKRAVEAHHGTITVHSRPGIETLFTIRVPRAARG; encoded by the coding sequence ATGGAATTGTTCATCACTGTAACCCTGCTCTTTGCAGTTGTGTTCGCAGTGCTGTGGTGGAGGGCGCTGCTCGGGAACTGGAAAATGAAACGCGAGCATGCCGCCCAGGACATGGAGGAGCTGTCCTACCATGAGCGCACCCGTCAACGCGCCGAGATGCTGCACCGGCTGGTGGAGGGCATCGAGGACGGGCTTTTCATCATCAGCAGCCGCCTCACGGTGCTGTTTGTGAATCGGGGAGCCATGAAGTTCTTCCCACCCATCAGCACACCCGTGGGGCGTACGCTGCTGGAGTGTGTGCGGGACCATCGCATCGTGGAGATGGTGGATGGCAGTGTGCAGAGTGGTCAGCGCCAGAAGCAGGAGTTTCTCGTATCCTCCCGGGGCGAGGGGAGCGGAGTGGAGGACCGCATCTTTTCCGTGGAGGCCGTGCCGCTGAATGGCGATGCTCCCGGAGGCATGGAGGGCGGTGTGCTGGTAATCCTTCGTGATGAGACGGAGAAGCACACGCTCGAACGCATCCGCAAGGACTTCGTGGCAAATGCCTCCCATGAACTGCGCACCCCGCTCTCCATCATCAATGGTTACCTGGAGAACCTCGTCGAGGGAGACATCAGCGAGCCGGATGAGACGAAGCGCGCCTTTGGCATCATGCGCAAGCACGGTGACCGTCTCGCGCAGATCGTGGAGGATTTGCTGGTCATCAGCCGCATGGAGTCCGGTGAACCGGAGGCGGTGCGTGTGGAGGAGTTTGACTTCAAGGCCTGCGCCCAGGATGTGATACACCGCCTCACACCCGTCATCACCACGAAGGAGGCGAAAGTCGAAGTGGTGTTGGTGGACAATTGCAGCCCCTACATCCACGGCGACCGGTACTACTGGGACCAGATCCTTTTCAATCTGGTGAGCAATGCACTGAAGGAAAATCTTGCCCGCGGTCTGCAGGTCACGATCCTGCTGAAGCAGGAGGGGGACATCTCAGAGATCCAGGTGCGGGACAACGGCGTGGGCATTCCTCATGCGGACCTGCCCTTTGTCTTCAAGCGCTTCTATCGGGTGGCGCGCCACCATTCGAAGGACATCAAGGGCACCGGTCTTGGCCTCTCCATCGTGAAGCGCGCCGTCGAAGCCCACCACGGCACCATCACCGTGCACAGCCGTCCCGGCATCGAAACCCTCTTTACCATCCGGGTGCCCAGAGCGGCACGGGGCTAG
- a CDS encoding phosphodiester glycosidase family protein: MLLLATALVVLVLDHVFNLQSNATFLAFRASTKPLEVKTHAGDWKPVTELSIAELDRALTKRVETPGAVWKSLTVRRQAETSTQNLAQAFLSAKVSVIELSPQHYTFATSFKDKFALTTAKEQLETEDATFAITANFREPNGKPLGLVVHEGREVNRTFPAWTGYFFVKSGKPYFGPKSLFEETPGTLEEASQGYPSVMKNHTVFSYVDLAPTKHFDGNKITYRSLAGMRRDGTLVFIVSGDGGAMNVTEVASLAQKLNVQHATMLDGGRALQYSLRLAGQTHHFTAFNTTMDFDSPTFDAERSPIFLVAKPRTAP; the protein is encoded by the coding sequence TTGTTGTTGCTGGCCACCGCGCTGGTGGTGCTGGTGCTGGATCATGTGTTCAACCTCCAGAGCAATGCCACGTTCCTGGCCTTCCGCGCCTCCACGAAGCCGCTGGAGGTGAAGACGCATGCCGGTGACTGGAAGCCGGTGACGGAGCTTTCCATCGCGGAGCTGGATCGCGCACTCACCAAGCGCGTCGAGACCCCCGGTGCCGTGTGGAAGTCACTCACCGTGCGCAGACAAGCGGAGACTTCCACGCAGAATCTGGCACAGGCCTTTCTCAGCGCGAAGGTCTCCGTCATCGAGCTTTCACCGCAGCACTACACCTTCGCCACCAGCTTCAAAGACAAGTTCGCGCTCACCACAGCAAAGGAACAGCTTGAGACCGAGGACGCCACCTTCGCGATCACGGCAAATTTCCGGGAGCCGAACGGCAAGCCACTCGGTCTCGTAGTCCATGAGGGTCGCGAGGTGAACCGCACCTTTCCCGCGTGGACCGGCTACTTCTTTGTGAAGTCAGGCAAGCCCTACTTTGGTCCGAAGTCCCTCTTCGAAGAAACGCCCGGCACGCTGGAGGAGGCCTCACAGGGTTATCCCTCCGTCATGAAGAATCACACCGTCTTCAGCTACGTGGACCTCGCGCCGACCAAGCACTTTGACGGAAACAAGATCACCTACCGCTCCCTCGCGGGCATGCGGAGGGATGGCACCCTCGTCTTCATCGTCTCCGGCGACGGCGGTGCCATGAACGTGACCGAAGTGGCCTCGCTGGCGCAAAAGCTCAACGTCCAGCATGCCACGATGCTTGACGGCGGGCGCGCGCTGCAATATTCCCTGCGTCTGGCGGGCCAGACCCACCACTTCACGGCATTCAACACCACCATGGACTTCGACTCGCCCACATTCGACGCTGAGCGTTCGCCGATCTTTCTCGTGGCCAAGCCCCGCACCGCACCATGA
- a CDS encoding response regulator transcription factor — translation MSDKPLILIADDEEDVRELVGMNLRRAGFDTVEAADGLQALTAARGRRPDAIVLDVMMPGRDGLQVCQELREDERTLRIPIIMLTAKGQTLDRIAGLEKGADDYIAKPFSPKELVLRVQALLRRAAVVGEGTELKEGPFVFDLASVRLTINGSHMELTLLEFKLLHLLASRKGEVVERDHILREVWGYTGNVQTRTLDTHVKRLREKLGEHADWLQTSRGFGYVFRAPAAVAV, via the coding sequence ATGTCTGACAAACCTCTCATTCTAATTGCCGACGACGAAGAAGACGTTCGCGAACTCGTCGGGATGAATCTCCGTCGCGCCGGATTTGACACTGTGGAGGCTGCCGACGGATTGCAGGCGCTGACCGCAGCGAGGGGGCGCAGACCAGACGCCATCGTGCTGGATGTGATGATGCCCGGCCGGGATGGGCTTCAGGTGTGCCAGGAGCTTCGTGAGGATGAGCGTACGCTGCGCATCCCCATCATCATGCTGACCGCCAAAGGGCAGACCCTGGATCGCATCGCTGGTCTGGAAAAGGGTGCGGATGATTATATTGCGAAGCCATTCAGCCCAAAAGAGCTGGTGCTGCGTGTGCAGGCCCTCTTGCGCCGGGCTGCGGTGGTAGGTGAAGGCACCGAGCTGAAGGAAGGTCCCTTTGTCTTCGATCTGGCCAGTGTCCGGTTGACCATCAACGGCTCTCACATGGAGCTCACTCTTCTTGAGTTCAAGCTTCTCCACCTGCTCGCCAGCAGGAAGGGCGAAGTGGTGGAGCGCGATCACATCCTGCGTGAAGTCTGGGGCTACACCGGCAATGTGCAGACCCGCACGCTGGACACCCACGTGAAGCGCCTTCGTGAGAAGCTCGGCGAGCATGCCGACTGGTTGCAAACCTCACGTGGTTTCGGGTATGTATTCCGTGCTCCTGCTGCCGTAGCGGTCTGA